The Ahaetulla prasina isolate Xishuangbanna chromosome 4, ASM2864084v1, whole genome shotgun sequence genome has a window encoding:
- the PDIA4 gene encoding protein disulfide-isomerase A4 has translation MNVRRVCLLTLILALAQLALLARCQEEEEEGDAVASEETDDEEDSSEVEEENGVLMLNDANFDSFVEGKDTVLLEFYAPWCGHCKQFAPEYEKIAKTLKENDPPIPVAKIDATSASSLSSRFDVSGYPTIKILKKGQPVDYDGSRTETEIVAKVKEVSQPEWVPPPEATLVLTKENFDEIVNEADIILVEFYAPWCGHCKRLAPEYEKAAKELSKRIPPIPLAKVDATVETELAKRFDVSGYPSLKIFRKGKPFAYNGPREKYGIVDYMIEQSGPPSKQIQAIKQVQEFLKDGDDVIIIGVFKESQDPAYHLYQDAANSLREDYKFCHTFSNEISKFLEVDPGKLVIMHPEKFQSKYEASLHVLDIKESTDVAEVKNHVVKHALPLVGHRKTANDAKRYAKKPLIVVYYTVDFSFDYRAATQYWRNKVLEVAKDFPEYTFAIADEEDYASEIKDLGLIDSGEDVNVAIFDEAGKKYAMEPEEFDSDILREFVLSFKKGKLKPIVKSQPIPKNNKGPVKIVVGKTFESIVMDPNSDVLIEFYAPWCGHCKKLEPIYMELGKKYKNQKNLIIAKMDATANDVTNDSYKVEGFPTIYFAPSNSKNNPIKFETGERDLENLSKFIEEHATKLSTTKDEL, from the exons ATGAACGTCAGAAGAGTGTGCTTGCTAACGCTTATCCTGGCATTGGCACAGCTTGCTTTACTAGCCAGATgccaagaggaagaagaagagggag ATGCTGTTGCCAGTGAGGAAACTGATGATGAAGAAGACAGTtcagaagtagaagaagaaaatgGTGTTTTAATGTTGAATGATGCAAACTTTGACAGTTTTGTTGAAGGCAAAGATACTGTACTTCTGGAGTTTTATGCTCCCTG GTGTGGGCACTGTAAGCAGTTTGCTCCAGAATATGAAAAAATAgccaaaacattaaaagaaaatgatcCACCTATTCCTGTTGCCAAAATAGATGCTACATCAGCCTCTAGTTTGTCAAGTCGTTTTGATGTTAGTGGTTACCCTACCATCAAAATTCTGAAGAAAGGACAACCAGTGGATTATGATGGTTCAAGAACAGAAACTG AAATTGTGGCTAAAGTAAAAGAAGTTTCACAACCTGAGTGGGTCCCTCCTCCTGAAGCTACATTGGTTTTAACAAAAGAGAACTTTGATGAAATAGTGAATGAAGCAGACATAATTCTAGTTGAATTCTATGCTCCATG GTGTGGGCATTGTAAAAGATTAGCTCCAGAATATGAAAAAGCAGCTAAGGAGCTTAGCAAGCGTATTCCTCCTATCCCTTTAGCAAAAGTTGATGCTACTGTTGAAACAGAACTTGCAAAGAGATTTGATGTGTCTGGATACCCTTCTCTTAAGATCTTCCGCAAGGGCAAACCTTTTGCCTACAATGGGCCAAGAGAAAAGTATG GGATTGTTGATTACATGATAGAACAGAGTGGCCCTCCATCCAAACAAATACAGGCCATTAAACAAGTGCAAGAATTTCTGAAAGATGGAGATGATGTTATTATTATTGGTGTTTTTAAGGAAAGCCAAGACCCAGCCTATCACCTCTATCAAGATGCag CTAATAGCTTGAGAGAAGATTACAAATTCTGCCATACTTTTAGCAATGAAATATCAAAGTTTTTGGAAGTAGATCCTGGAAAATTGGTAATCATGCATCCTGAAAAATTTCAATCGAAATATGAGGCCTCACTACATGTTTTGGATATCAAA GAATCTACTGATGTTGCAGAAGTGAAGAACCATGTGGTGAAACATGCCCTACCTCTTGTTGGTCATCGCAAAACTGCTAATGATGCTAAGAGATATGCTAAGAAGCCCTTAATAGTTGTTTATTATACGGTAGACTTCAGCTTTGACTATCGTGCTG CTACCCAGTATTGGCGAAATAAAGTTTTAGAGGTGGCTAAGGACTTTCCAGAATACACTTTTGCAATTGCTGATGAAGAAGACTACGCTTCAGAAATAAAAGATTTGGGATTAATTGACAGCGGAGAAGATGTTAATGTTGCCATATTTGATGAAGCTGGTAAAAAATATGCCATGGAACCAGAAGAATTTGATTCTGATATACTTAGAGAATTTGTTTTGTCATTCAAAAAAG GTAAACTAAAGCCCATTGTGAAATCCCAGCCAATACCAAAAAATAACAAAGGTCCAGTGAAGATTGTAGTTGGTAAAACTTTTGAATCCATAGTAatggatccaaattcagatgttcTTATAGAGTTCTACGCTCCCTGGTGTGGGCATTGCAAGAAACTAGAGCCCATCTATATGGAATTgggtaaaaaatataaaaatcagaaaaatttAATAATTGCTAAAATGGATGCAACTGCTAATGATGTCACAAATGACAGTTATAAAGTGGAAGGTTTCCCCACCATCTATTTTGCTCCCAGCAACAGCAAGAACAATCCAATTAAATTTGAAACTGGGGAAAGAGATTTGGAGAACCTGAGCAAATTTATTGAAGAACATGCCACCAAATTAAGCACAACAAAAGATGAACTTTAA
- the CNOT9 gene encoding LOW QUALITY PROTEIN: CCR4-NOT transcription complex subunit 9 (The sequence of the model RefSeq protein was modified relative to this genomic sequence to represent the inferred CDS: inserted 4 bases in 2 codons; substituted 3 bases at 3 genomic stop codons) translates to MQSLATVAPVPKALTQVDREIYQXINELSSPETCENVLLELSKKQESVPDLAPMLWHXIAALLQEIVNIYPSINPPILRAHQSNTVCNALAFLQYAASHPETRSAFLAAHIPLFLYAFLQSARLCPFGYLRFTSLGVIGXLVKTDEQEVINFLLTTKIIPLCLHIMKSGNELSKMIATFILXEILLDDTGLAXVCQIYERFSHVAMILSKMVLQLSKEPSPRLLKHMVHCYLCLFDNPRAREALRQCFPDQLKDTTFAQVLKDNTITKHWLAQLVKNLQEGQVTDPRSIPLPPQ, encoded by the exons ATGCAGAGTTTGGCCACAGTTGCACCGGTGCCAAAAGCACTCACACAGGTTGATCGAGAGATTTACCAGTGAATTAATGAACTATCTAGTCCTGAAACTTGTGAGAATGTACTATTAGAGCTGAGTAAAAAACAAGAGTCTGTCCCTGATCTTGCCCCAATGTTATGGCA AATTGCAGCTCTGTTACAGGAAATTGTAAATATCTACCCATCTATAAATCCACCAATTTTGAGAGCTCATCAATCCAACACAGTATGCAATGCTCTGGCATTTTTGCAATATGCTGCATCACATCCAGAAACCAGGTCAGCTTTTCTTGCTGCACATATTCCTCTCTTCTTGTATGCCTTCCTGCAGTCAGCAAGACTCTGTCCCTTTGGATATCTGCGATTCACAAGTCTTGGAGTAATTGG GCTTGTGAAAACGGATGAACAAGAAGTTATCAATTTCCTACTAACAACTAAAATTATCCCTTTATGTTTGCACATCATGAAGTCTGGCAATGAGCTTTCCAAAATGATTGCTACTTTTATTCTATAGGAGATCCTATTAGATGATACGGGATTGGCATAAGTCTGTCAGATTTATGAGCGATTTTCTCATGTTGCAATGATACTGAGTAAAATGGTCTTGCAACTTTCCAAGGAGCCTTCTCCCAGGCTATTGAAACATATGGTCCATTGTTACCTTTGCCTTTTCGATAATCCAAGGGCACGGGAAGCCCTCAGGCAGTGCTTTCCTGATCAGCTGAAAGACACCACCTTTGCCCAAGTTCTGAAGGACAACACTATTACCAAGCATTGGCTAGCCCAGCTGGTCAAGAATCTCCAGGAAGGCCAGGTCACTGACCCCAGGAGTATCCCTCTCCCTCCACAATGA